A stretch of Triticum aestivum cultivar Chinese Spring chromosome 1D, IWGSC CS RefSeq v2.1, whole genome shotgun sequence DNA encodes these proteins:
- the LOC123161990 gene encoding dirigent protein 15 produces the protein MASPTRDLSIILVMHFILSMASPSLSCVIPCESEINLRLYLHQIAAGSGTNQVAIVASSQPAGFGTTAVNDWTVIDGPNPGTATIVARTKGMHVQADVGGPGWFNYFSMVFEDSRRRGSSFEVMGMNRAQEGEMAIIGGTGEFAMARGTIKYRALANPPPGQSIKELNIHAFYVKPAGTIAGPTIQ, from the exons ATGGCCAGTCCTACTCGTGACCTGTCCATCATTTTGGTCATGCATTTCATTCTATCCATGGCCAGTCCATCGCTTTCTTGTGTTATTCCTTGTGAGTCTGAGATAAACTTGCGTTTGTACTTGCACCAAATTGCTGCTGGATCAGGCACCAACCAGGTAGCAATTGTCGCCtcgagccaaccagctgggtttgGTACGACCGCTGTTAACGACTGGACTGTGATTGATGGTCCAAACCCCGGTACTGCGACCATTGTTGCCCGTACCAAAGGCATGCATGTGCAGGCTGATGTAGGTGGTCCAGGCTGGTTCAACTACTTCAGCATGGTGTTCGAGGACTCCAG GCGCCGTGGATCGTCATTTGAAGTAATGGGGATGAACCGAGCTCAAGAAGGCGAGATGGCCATTATCGGTGGGACTGGAGAGTTTGCTATGGCACGTGGGACCATCAAGTACAGAGCACTCGCCAACCCCCCTCCGGGTCAAAGTATTAAAGAACTCAATATTCATGCTTTCTACGTCAAACCAGCT ggCACTATAGCTGGCCCCACCATCCAGTAA